A single Stutzerimonas stutzeri DNA region contains:
- the ccmB gene encoding heme exporter protein CcmB — MSNVFTLLLARETRLLFRRPAELANPLVFFAIVIALFPLAVGPESQLLQTLSPGLIWVAALLAVLLSLDGLFRSDFEDGSLEQWVVSPHPLALLVLAKVLAHWLFSGLALVLLAPLLGLMLGMPASTLPVLLVSLLLGTPVLSLLGAVGAALTVGLKRGGLLLALLILPLYIPVLILGSGALQAALQGLPALGHLLWLSSLTALAVTLSPFAIAAGLKISVGE; from the coding sequence ATGAGTAACGTCTTTACGCTGCTGCTGGCTCGGGAAACCCGCCTGCTTTTCCGCCGCCCGGCAGAACTGGCCAACCCGCTGGTGTTCTTCGCCATCGTCATCGCCCTGTTTCCGCTGGCGGTGGGGCCCGAATCGCAATTGCTGCAGACCCTCTCACCGGGGCTGATCTGGGTGGCTGCGCTATTGGCTGTACTGCTTTCGCTGGATGGCTTGTTCCGCAGCGATTTCGAGGACGGCTCACTCGAACAGTGGGTCGTTTCGCCGCACCCCCTGGCACTTCTGGTTCTCGCCAAGGTACTGGCACACTGGCTGTTCTCGGGCCTGGCGCTGGTTCTGTTGGCCCCTTTGCTGGGGCTCATGCTGGGGATGCCGGCCAGCACGCTTCCGGTGCTGCTGGTCTCGCTGTTGCTGGGCACGCCGGTGCTCAGCCTGCTGGGTGCGGTGGGGGCGGCGCTGACCGTTGGCCTCAAGCGCGGCGGGCTGCTGCTGGCCCTGCTGATCCTGCCGCTGTATATCCCCGTACTGATCCTGGGCAGCGGGGCGTTGCAGGCGGCGCTGCAGGGGCTGCCTGCGCTTGGTCATCTATTATGGCTTTCCAGCCTGACTGCCCTGGCAGTTACCCTGTCACCCTTTGCGATAGCGGCCGGCCTGAAGATCAGCGTCGGCGAATGA